A DNA window from Christiangramia salexigens contains the following coding sequences:
- a CDS encoding DEAD/DEAH box helicase has translation MNAFQKLGLDADLLQAINDMGFETPSEVQEKSIPILLENETDLVSLAQTGTGKTAAFGFPLIQKIDSNSKKTQALILSPTRELCLQITNELKNYSKYKKSLNVVAVYGGASITDQAKSIERGAQIIVATPGRMQDMIRRKLANISSIGYCVLDEADEMLNMGFYEDIKSILSHTPKEKKTWLFSATMPKEVAKIASKFMKDPVEITVGSKNTGATNVSHEYYLVNHRNRYDALKRLSDANPDIFSVIFCRTKRDTQKVAEKLIEDGYNAAALHGDLSQNQRDLVMKSFRTRQIQMLVATDVAARGIDVDDITHVINYQLPDEIETYTHRSGRTGRAGKSGVSMVIISKSEVRKIRTIEKIIQQKFEQKEIPDGMEICKTQLFHLANDIKKTEINHDIDPYLPTLNEVLEDFTKEELIKKFFSVEFTRFFNYYQKAPNLSSETAGGRPEVSEGNTRYFINVGSKDGFDWKNLKDFLKEELNLGRDDVFKVDVKASFSFFNTDEQHTDHILKTFSEYNHNGRFINVEVTKDQKSDSGGRRKERGKRGGGKSFDDSSNKFGRRKRSDKGERKGSGRKASRSKNIETSINRRRSKK, from the coding sequence ATGAACGCATTCCAAAAACTTGGACTGGACGCAGATTTGCTACAGGCCATTAATGACATGGGCTTTGAAACCCCAAGTGAAGTACAGGAAAAATCAATCCCAATTTTATTAGAGAATGAAACCGATTTGGTTTCTTTAGCTCAAACCGGAACAGGAAAAACCGCTGCTTTTGGTTTTCCACTTATCCAAAAGATTGATTCAAATTCCAAGAAGACTCAGGCACTAATCCTTTCTCCAACCAGAGAATTATGTCTTCAAATTACCAACGAATTAAAAAATTACTCTAAGTATAAGAAATCACTTAATGTGGTTGCTGTATATGGTGGAGCAAGTATTACAGATCAGGCGAAATCTATTGAAAGAGGCGCCCAGATCATCGTAGCTACACCTGGAAGAATGCAGGATATGATTAGAAGAAAGCTTGCAAACATTTCCTCTATTGGATATTGTGTGCTTGATGAAGCTGATGAAATGCTAAATATGGGATTCTATGAGGATATTAAAAGTATCCTTTCTCATACTCCAAAGGAGAAGAAGACCTGGTTATTCTCGGCTACAATGCCAAAAGAAGTTGCCAAGATCGCTTCGAAATTCATGAAAGATCCGGTAGAGATTACCGTTGGATCTAAAAACACAGGCGCTACTAATGTTTCTCATGAATATTACCTTGTAAATCACCGTAATCGTTACGATGCATTGAAGAGATTATCTGATGCTAATCCCGATATATTTTCAGTTATTTTCTGTAGAACCAAAAGAGATACTCAAAAGGTTGCAGAGAAACTTATTGAAGATGGATATAATGCTGCGGCACTACATGGAGATCTTAGTCAGAATCAGCGTGACCTGGTAATGAAAAGTTTCAGAACACGTCAAATCCAGATGCTTGTGGCAACCGATGTTGCGGCGCGTGGTATTGATGTAGATGACATTACTCACGTAATCAACTACCAATTACCAGATGAAATAGAGACCTATACTCACCGTAGTGGTAGAACAGGACGTGCCGGTAAATCTGGTGTTTCCATGGTGATCATTTCCAAGAGTGAGGTTCGTAAGATCAGAACTATTGAAAAGATCATTCAGCAGAAATTTGAGCAAAAAGAAATTCCTGACGGAATGGAAATTTGTAAAACTCAGCTTTTTCATCTGGCAAATGATATAAAGAAAACAGAGATCAATCATGATATTGATCCTTACCTTCCAACCTTAAATGAGGTTCTTGAAGATTTCACAAAAGAAGAACTTATCAAGAAATTTTTCTCTGTTGAGTTTACAAGATTCTTCAATTATTACCAAAAAGCTCCGAACCTTAGTTCTGAAACAGCTGGTGGAAGACCTGAAGTTTCGGAAGGCAATACAAGATATTTCATCAATGTTGGTTCTAAAGACGGATTTGACTGGAAGAACCTTAAAGACTTCCTTAAAGAAGAATTGAATCTTGGAAGAGACGATGTCTTTAAAGTTGACGTAAAAGCTAGCTTCTCATTCTTTAATACAGATGAGCAACATACCGATCATATCTTAAAAACCTTTAGTGAATATAACCATAACGGGAGATTCATAAACGTAGAAGTTACCAAGGATCAGAAATCTGATTCCGGAGGACGCAGAAAAGAACGCGGTAAGCGCGGTGGCGGAAAAAGCTTTGATGATAGTAGCAATAAATTTGGTCGAAGAAAAAGATCAGATAAAGGCGAAAGAAAGGGAAGTGGCCGAAAAGCCAGCCGGTCCAAAAACATTGAAACTTCAATAAACCGAAGAAGGTCTAAAAAATAA
- a CDS encoding carboxypeptidase-like regulatory domain-containing protein, whose protein sequence is MKNTIFILFMLFTVLASAQDFVSGTVMNAADDKPIENVHIVNLNQVKGSVSGENGEFKLQATVNDTLYFSYLGFRSIRVRVTNDWLKYGNVKVKMTELGIALEEVTVNSVKLTGYLEIDAKNIPIYENYRYSISGLDSGYEGGDNSPSAVTKALRSLSNPADLVYNIFGNRPKQMRKLRQMKEDENIRDLLRNKFDRETLMALLQVNRAEIEEILNNCNYSQDFMRTANDLQILDAISSCYEEYKVLRKN, encoded by the coding sequence ATGAAGAATACCATTTTTATCCTTTTTATGCTGTTCACAGTCCTGGCCTCTGCTCAGGATTTTGTTTCGGGAACAGTGATGAACGCAGCCGACGACAAACCTATAGAAAATGTTCATATCGTTAATCTTAATCAGGTTAAAGGAAGTGTGAGCGGAGAAAATGGTGAATTCAAATTACAGGCAACCGTCAACGACACTTTATACTTTTCATACCTTGGGTTCAGATCCATTCGCGTTAGGGTAACCAATGACTGGTTAAAATATGGAAATGTAAAGGTCAAAATGACCGAACTTGGAATAGCCCTTGAAGAGGTAACGGTTAATTCTGTAAAACTTACTGGATACCTGGAAATCGATGCCAAGAATATTCCAATCTATGAAAATTATCGCTACAGCATATCCGGACTTGACTCCGGTTATGAAGGCGGAGACAATTCACCAAGCGCCGTTACAAAAGCCTTAAGATCTTTGTCCAATCCAGCCGATCTCGTCTATAACATCTTTGGAAACAGACCTAAGCAAATGCGAAAGCTTAGACAAATGAAGGAAGATGAGAACATAAGAGACCTGCTTAGGAACAAATTTGACAGAGAAACTCTCATGGCCCTGCTTCAGGTAAACCGCGCCGAGATTGAAGAAATTCTGAACAATTGTAATTACTCCCAGGATTTTATGCGAACTGCCAATGATCTTCAGATACTGGATGCCATTAGTAGTTGCTATGAGGAATATAAAGTGCTCCGCAAAAATTAA
- a CDS encoding SRPBCC family protein, with protein MTLFFYLIIALITFFAFLHAWAKKEYDISRTVVINKSREEVYNFVRQLKNQPIWNPWFDRDPDALKKYKGEDGKVDSSFYWKGNNRVGEGIQRVVKAKQGRVFETKLLFIKPVKLNALTYIGVKEMDSEKTKMVWGVKGYLAFPLTIISLFYSPEKLLGEKLDVGLKNLKQHLENH; from the coding sequence ATGACCCTCTTTTTTTACCTAATAATTGCTTTAATTACTTTTTTTGCATTCTTACACGCCTGGGCAAAAAAAGAATATGATATAAGCAGAACAGTTGTGATCAACAAATCAAGAGAAGAAGTATATAATTTTGTGAGACAGCTAAAGAATCAGCCGATCTGGAATCCCTGGTTTGATCGTGACCCTGATGCACTAAAAAAATATAAAGGTGAGGATGGAAAAGTTGATTCCAGTTTTTACTGGAAGGGCAATAACAGAGTAGGAGAAGGTATCCAGCGTGTAGTTAAAGCTAAACAAGGAAGGGTCTTTGAAACCAAATTACTTTTCATTAAACCAGTTAAACTTAACGCTCTTACCTATATAGGTGTAAAGGAAATGGATTCAGAAAAGACAAAGATGGTATGGGGGGTAAAAGGTTATCTTGCTTTTCCCTTAACCATTATTAGCTTATTTTATTCTCCTGAGAAGCTTCTGGGTGAAAAGTTAGATGTTGGTCTTAAAAATTTAAAACAACATCTTGAAAACCATTAA
- a CDS encoding TrmH family RNA methyltransferase, with protein MSEQKILEYLQDYLTPRRRGLFEKVINERTNHLTVVAQDVYQLHNTSAVVRSCDVFGVQNLHIIEERLPRRIDKEIAMGAQKWVSVNRYNTAKDCIKQLKDKGYRIVATSPHADSEMLDDFDVSSRAALFFGTEKEGLTQEVLDAADTTIKIPMVGFTESLNISVSAAIILQNLTQKLRKSDINWRLTDDEKQSLKLEWTKKTIKNSDQIIERFLNK; from the coding sequence ATGAGCGAACAGAAAATTTTAGAATATCTGCAGGATTATCTTACCCCGCGAAGACGAGGGCTCTTTGAAAAAGTTATAAACGAGAGAACCAATCATTTAACTGTTGTGGCACAGGACGTATACCAGCTTCATAATACAAGCGCTGTGGTAAGAAGTTGTGATGTTTTTGGCGTACAGAATTTACATATAATCGAAGAGCGACTTCCAAGGCGAATAGACAAAGAAATAGCTATGGGCGCACAGAAGTGGGTAAGTGTAAACCGTTATAATACCGCGAAGGATTGTATTAAACAGCTCAAGGATAAAGGTTACAGGATAGTTGCTACCAGTCCTCATGCTGATTCTGAGATGTTGGACGATTTTGATGTTAGCTCTCGGGCGGCGTTATTTTTCGGCACCGAAAAGGAAGGTCTTACGCAGGAAGTATTGGATGCAGCAGATACAACTATCAAAATTCCTATGGTTGGCTTTACCGAGAGTTTGAATATTTCAGTTTCTGCAGCCATAATTTTACAGAACCTAACGCAAAAACTTCGCAAATCGGATATAAATTGGAGGTTGACCGATGATGAAAAGCAGAGTTTAAAGCTGGAGTGGACAAAAAAAACTATAAAAAATTCGGATCAGATAATTGAACGTTTTTTGAATAAGTAA
- a CDS encoding SIR2 family NAD-dependent protein deacylase, whose protein sequence is MKRILVLTGAGISAESGIKTFRDADGLWEGHDVMDVASPFGWENNKELVLDFYNQRRRQLLNVKPNKAHYALKELEKKFEVQIVTQNIDDLHERAGSKNVIHLHGELLKARSTFDENLVMDWKQDINVGDFCEHNFQLRPHVVWFGEAVPMFQTAAEIAEKADIVIIIGTSMQVYPAAGLLDFAPPSAPVYFVDPKPNINPKGKLEIIEKTAVQGVPYLVTKLLKDK, encoded by the coding sequence ATGAAAAGAATACTAGTTCTTACCGGCGCAGGCATTAGTGCTGAAAGTGGCATCAAAACTTTCAGGGATGCCGATGGACTTTGGGAAGGTCACGATGTTATGGATGTCGCCTCTCCTTTTGGATGGGAAAACAACAAAGAACTGGTACTGGATTTTTATAATCAACGCCGTCGTCAGTTACTCAATGTTAAACCTAATAAAGCCCATTATGCTCTTAAAGAACTAGAGAAAAAATTCGAGGTTCAGATCGTGACGCAGAATATCGATGATCTACACGAGAGAGCAGGTAGTAAAAATGTAATCCACCTACATGGCGAGCTACTAAAGGCCCGAAGCACTTTTGATGAAAATCTGGTAATGGACTGGAAACAGGATATCAATGTAGGAGATTTTTGTGAACATAATTTTCAATTAAGACCACATGTTGTCTGGTTCGGAGAAGCCGTCCCCATGTTTCAAACTGCCGCTGAAATTGCTGAAAAGGCAGATATTGTTATTATAATAGGTACATCCATGCAGGTATATCCCGCAGCAGGGCTTCTGGATTTCGCTCCTCCGTCAGCACCTGTTTACTTTGTTGACCCAAAACCAAACATCAATCCTAAAGGGAAACTGGAAATTATTGAAAAAACTGCTGTGCAGGGTGTGCCTTATTTGGTCACTAAACTTCTAAAGGATAAATAA
- the purB gene encoding adenylosuccinate lyase, translated as MTPLSAISPIDGRYRSKTKKLAAFFSEEALIKYRIKVEVEYFIALYEQGLPQLKDVDTVNFKKLRELYENFTALDAQAVKEIEKITNHDVKAVEYFLKEEFEKLGMETSKEFIHFGLTSQDINNTAIPLSLKDAFEEVYLPELKTIIEKLDELASEWKDIPLLARTHGQPASPTRLGKELKVFVERLNQQLELLLQVPHAAKFGGATGNYNAHQVAYPEIDWKAFGTDFVENKLGLHHSYPTTQIEHYDHSAALFDGFKRINNILMDLDRDIWTYISMDYFKQKIKKGEIGSSAMPHKVNPIDFENSEGNLGIANAVYEHLAAKLPVSRLQRDLTDSTVLRNIGVPFGHTLIAFKSTLKGLNKLLLNESKLDIDLENNWAVVAEAIQTILRREGFKNPYEALKGLTRTNSVITKESMSEFIDSLEVNEDIKTELRRITPQNYTGI; from the coding sequence ATGACACCTCTTTCCGCAATTTCCCCAATAGATGGCCGGTATAGGTCTAAAACAAAAAAACTTGCAGCATTTTTTAGTGAAGAAGCCCTTATAAAATACCGTATCAAGGTTGAAGTTGAATACTTTATTGCTCTTTACGAGCAAGGCTTACCTCAACTTAAGGATGTGGATACAGTGAATTTTAAAAAGCTAAGAGAACTGTATGAGAATTTCACAGCTCTGGATGCTCAGGCTGTAAAGGAAATTGAAAAAATAACCAACCACGATGTAAAGGCAGTTGAGTATTTCCTGAAGGAAGAATTCGAAAAACTTGGAATGGAAACTTCAAAGGAATTCATTCACTTTGGATTAACTTCTCAAGACATCAATAATACTGCTATACCATTAAGTCTTAAGGATGCTTTTGAAGAGGTTTATCTACCCGAATTAAAAACCATTATAGAAAAGCTTGACGAGCTTGCTTCGGAATGGAAAGACATACCGCTTTTAGCAAGAACTCACGGTCAACCTGCTTCTCCTACCCGACTTGGTAAAGAATTAAAGGTATTTGTAGAGAGACTTAACCAGCAATTGGAATTGCTACTTCAGGTGCCACACGCTGCAAAATTTGGAGGCGCTACTGGAAATTATAACGCACACCAGGTAGCTTATCCTGAAATTGACTGGAAAGCTTTCGGAACTGATTTTGTCGAAAATAAATTAGGCTTACACCATTCCTATCCTACTACTCAAATTGAGCACTATGATCATTCAGCCGCATTATTTGATGGCTTTAAAAGGATCAATAATATTTTGATGGATCTGGACAGGGATATTTGGACCTACATCTCCATGGATTATTTCAAGCAAAAAATTAAAAAAGGAGAGATTGGTTCATCTGCAATGCCTCATAAAGTAAACCCTATAGATTTTGAAAATAGCGAAGGAAACCTTGGTATTGCAAATGCTGTTTATGAGCATTTAGCAGCAAAATTACCTGTGAGCAGATTACAAAGAGACCTTACCGATAGTACGGTTCTTAGAAATATCGGGGTTCCATTTGGTCATACTCTTATCGCATTTAAATCTACTTTAAAAGGTCTGAACAAGCTTCTACTTAATGAAAGTAAACTTGATATAGACCTTGAAAACAACTGGGCAGTGGTAGCTGAAGCTATTCAAACTATTCTGCGCAGAGAAGGCTTTAAAAACCCTTATGAAGCACTAAAAGGGCTCACCAGGACGAATTCAGTGATAACTAAAGAGAGTATGTCTGAGTTTATTGATAGTCTTGAGGTAAATGAGGATATTAAAACTGAACTCCGTAGAATAACTCCACAGAATTACACAGGTATATAA
- a CDS encoding DUF4252 domain-containing protein: MRYLPILFLSIFLMVFTSCSDEMSLQEYYVNNQQDADFIALDLPADIFTNKDELDEEQLKTLNSVRKINFLALESPGNEKKFEQQKTELDQIFQNEKYQLLMKYGGDGKKAELYFTGSEEAVDELIVYAFDDSRGLGLARILGENMEPDKILKLIKSLENDDINAEGVKGLNEIFRIRLTKEKDSLI; encoded by the coding sequence ATGCGATATCTTCCAATTCTCTTTTTAAGCATTTTTCTCATGGTCTTTACATCCTGCAGTGATGAGATGTCTCTACAGGAATATTATGTAAATAATCAACAGGATGCAGACTTTATTGCGTTAGATCTGCCCGCAGATATCTTTACCAATAAGGATGAGTTGGATGAAGAACAGCTTAAAACCCTGAACTCCGTAAGGAAAATAAATTTTCTGGCTTTGGAGTCGCCAGGGAACGAGAAGAAATTTGAGCAACAGAAAACTGAATTAGATCAGATCTTTCAAAATGAAAAGTATCAGTTATTAATGAAGTATGGAGGTGATGGTAAAAAAGCTGAGTTGTATTTTACAGGAAGCGAAGAAGCAGTAGATGAACTTATCGTCTATGCTTTTGATGATAGCAGAGGCCTTGGGCTGGCGAGAATATTAGGAGAAAATATGGAACCAGATAAGATCCTTAAGTTGATTAAATCTCTGGAGAATGACGATATCAATGCAGAAGGGGTCAAGGGATTAAATGAGATCTTCAGGATCAGACTGACTAAAGAAAAGGATTCACTTATTTAA
- a CDS encoding DUF4252 domain-containing protein, with protein MNKIIITIALVLAPMLSQSQNFEKYENMKEVDAMVMTSKMFKMLAKVDLSENDPEAKAYMKLIENLDRIQIYKSSNAGVRSQMAADVKTYLQKGSLEELMRVNEEGRNIKFYSVPGKNDNYVKELFMFLEGGESGEKPLSVILSITGEIDLSQLSKLTADLKVPGAEELKKINKKS; from the coding sequence ATGAATAAAATAATAATCACTATAGCCCTTGTTTTAGCACCCATGCTATCCCAATCTCAGAATTTTGAAAAATATGAGAATATGAAAGAAGTGGATGCTATGGTTATGACCAGTAAGATGTTTAAAATGCTTGCTAAAGTGGATCTAAGTGAAAATGATCCTGAAGCAAAGGCGTATATGAAGTTGATCGAAAATTTGGATAGAATTCAAATTTATAAGTCTTCTAATGCCGGTGTAAGGTCCCAAATGGCTGCAGATGTAAAAACCTATCTTCAAAAAGGTTCTCTTGAGGAGCTAATGAGGGTAAATGAAGAAGGACGTAATATTAAATTTTATTCTGTTCCGGGCAAGAACGATAACTATGTCAAGGAATTATTTATGTTCCTCGAAGGTGGAGAGAGTGGAGAAAAGCCCCTTTCTGTAATTCTAAGTATCACAGGAGAGATCGATCTGTCTCAGCTATCCAAGCTTACAGCCGATCTTAAAGTTCCCGGAGCCGAAGAGTTAAAGAAGATCAATAAAAAATCCTAA
- a CDS encoding S41 family peptidase, giving the protein MKFFKYLTLLFVSATVLTSCSKDEDDIANPKPSTGGEMSLELEIKDFVWEGMNEIYLYKSDIPELRDSFDDDQNSYFDYLNQFESPEDLFYDGLVANQDRFSFIVDDYVELENNFAGISKTTGMNFRLSYEPNSSSELFGFVRYVSPNTPAKDAGITRGTLFSSINGEQLTLSNYQNLLNAETYVLGLAKLEGDNIIDTGETVEVSKIEYTSNPVFIAKTIETNGIKVGYLMYNSYTADFDDELNAAFADFKAANISELVLDLRYNGGGSVESSVDLASMITGQFEGEVFAQQQWNQKYQNYFLNNNPDRLYDYFNTEIRTGEKINSLNLTKVYIIGTGSTASASELTINGLRPYIDVVHVGTNTVGKFQASVTLYDSPNFGKDNANPDHKYAIQPLVYKSENANGVSDFVDGLTPDIVVQESIRNYGVLGDPNEKLLAAALADINGNRRAIQFEGPYLKEVTESGADQLDYQRMYIDDVPQLKRNDQ; this is encoded by the coding sequence ATGAAATTTTTTAAATATTTAACCCTGCTCTTTGTCTCTGCAACGGTGTTAACCTCCTGCTCCAAAGATGAAGATGATATTGCCAACCCTAAACCAAGTACTGGAGGTGAAATGAGCCTTGAGCTGGAAATTAAAGACTTTGTGTGGGAAGGTATGAATGAAATATATCTTTATAAAAGTGATATACCTGAATTAAGAGATAGCTTTGATGATGATCAAAACTCCTATTTTGATTATCTAAACCAATTTGAAAGTCCGGAGGATCTTTTCTATGATGGCCTCGTAGCCAATCAGGACAGGTTTAGCTTCATTGTAGATGATTACGTTGAATTAGAAAATAATTTTGCAGGAATAAGCAAAACTACCGGTATGAACTTTAGACTCAGTTATGAGCCTAACAGTAGTTCTGAGCTTTTTGGATTTGTAAGATATGTGTCGCCGAATACACCTGCTAAAGATGCCGGAATTACCAGAGGAACATTATTCTCCAGCATTAATGGTGAACAGCTTACCCTGTCTAATTATCAGAATCTTCTAAATGCCGAAACTTATGTCTTAGGCCTTGCTAAACTTGAAGGAGACAACATAATTGATACTGGAGAAACTGTGGAAGTTTCTAAAATTGAATATACATCTAATCCGGTTTTTATTGCCAAAACTATAGAAACCAACGGTATCAAAGTTGGTTACCTTATGTATAACAGTTATACAGCCGATTTTGATGATGAGCTAAATGCCGCTTTTGCCGATTTTAAAGCTGCTAATATTTCTGAATTAGTATTAGATCTTAGATATAATGGTGGAGGATCTGTAGAATCTTCTGTAGATCTTGCCAGTATGATCACAGGACAGTTTGAAGGAGAAGTTTTTGCTCAGCAGCAATGGAACCAGAAATATCAGAACTACTTTCTGAATAATAATCCGGACAGACTTTATGATTACTTCAACACAGAGATCAGAACTGGAGAGAAGATCAACAGTTTAAATCTTACAAAGGTTTATATTATTGGAACCGGATCTACAGCTTCAGCAAGTGAACTTACTATCAATGGACTTAGACCTTATATAGATGTGGTTCATGTTGGAACTAATACTGTTGGGAAATTCCAGGCTTCGGTTACTCTTTATGATTCTCCAAATTTTGGAAAAGACAATGCAAATCCAGACCATAAATATGCAATTCAGCCTTTAGTATATAAATCTGAAAATGCGAATGGAGTTTCAGATTTTGTAGATGGTTTAACACCGGATATCGTAGTTCAGGAAAGCATTAGAAATTATGGAGTTTTAGGTGATCCAAATGAAAAACTACTCGCTGCTGCCCTTGCAGATATTAATGGAAACCGAAGAGCTATTCAGTTTGAAGGTCCTTATCTTAAAGAAGTTACTGAAAGCGGTGCAGATCAATTAGATTATCAAAGAATGTATATTGACGATGTTCCTCAGCTAAAAAGAAACGATCAATAA
- a CDS encoding YncE family protein, whose amino-acid sequence MKFPHLFFSLSIILILYSCSEDTDCCPQPANSNAYETGIFVLNEGNFGSGNSTVSFIDEENGVQESQIFKSVNSVALGDTGQSIKLYEGLAIIVLNVSNKIELVNRYTFKSVGSIEANLSNPRYAEVINDKIYVSNWGDGMNASDDYIAVFDLSDFSFIEKIDVPEGPEALISANNKLFVAHKGGFTFNNIVSVIDATTNTLQAQIEVGDAPNSMALNENRLWVLSGGKPSYADTETAGKLSGININTNTVEEELEFNDVSSHPDHLVKNGGALYYNLGKEIYQYSTGNSELPEAAVLTVDEPAVLYGMQVNNSKLYVSSPNPDFTGNGKLYVYDLTNGILLKQYTVGVNPNGVYFNN is encoded by the coding sequence ATGAAATTTCCACATCTATTTTTTTCGCTTTCGATTATTCTAATACTTTATTCTTGTTCGGAAGATACCGATTGCTGTCCTCAACCTGCTAATAGCAATGCATATGAAACTGGGATTTTTGTCTTAAATGAAGGAAATTTTGGATCTGGAAACTCTACGGTAAGTTTTATTGATGAAGAAAACGGGGTGCAGGAATCTCAAATTTTCAAGTCTGTAAATTCTGTGGCTCTTGGTGATACAGGCCAGAGTATTAAACTATATGAGGGGCTTGCTATAATAGTACTAAATGTGTCCAATAAGATTGAATTAGTTAACAGGTATACTTTTAAGAGTGTTGGAAGTATAGAAGCGAATCTGAGCAATCCGAGGTACGCTGAAGTAATCAATGATAAGATCTATGTGAGTAACTGGGGTGATGGGATGAACGCATCTGATGACTATATAGCGGTATTTGATCTTTCCGATTTTTCATTTATCGAAAAAATAGATGTTCCGGAAGGACCTGAAGCTTTGATCTCTGCCAATAATAAATTATTTGTGGCTCATAAAGGCGGTTTTACTTTTAATAATATAGTGAGTGTAATAGATGCAACAACAAATACATTGCAGGCGCAGATCGAAGTAGGTGACGCGCCGAATTCTATGGCTTTAAATGAGAACCGACTTTGGGTTTTATCTGGTGGTAAACCATCATATGCCGATACCGAAACCGCTGGAAAACTGAGTGGGATAAATATTAATACGAATACCGTGGAGGAAGAACTGGAATTCAATGATGTATCAAGTCATCCTGATCATCTGGTTAAAAATGGGGGTGCTTTATACTATAATTTAGGGAAAGAGATCTATCAATATTCTACAGGTAACTCTGAATTACCGGAAGCTGCAGTTCTTACAGTAGACGAACCAGCAGTCCTTTACGGCATGCAGGTTAATAATTCAAAGCTATATGTTTCATCTCCTAATCCGGATTTTACAGGCAACGGGAAGCTGTATGTCTATGATCTAACCAATGGCATTCTCCTAAAGCAATATACAGTGGGGGTTAATCCAAATGGTGTTTATTTCAATAATTAG